From a single Nostoc edaphicum CCNP1411 genomic region:
- a CDS encoding ABC1 kinase family protein, protein MGQYQPAQLKLYNPDAIARYYSYRPWLAWGRLLRIISSFAGFIFNLKWDEWQDKVEQNKGKRAIQLRELLTRLGPTFIKVGQALSTRPDLIRKDFLEELIKLQDQLPPFDNAIAYQIIETELGRPIHESFSELSPSPVAAASLGQVYRGRLVSGEEVAVKVQRPNLHPVITRDLYLMRWAAGWLAPWLPLNLGHDLTLIVDEFGTKLFEEIDYINEGRNAEKFASNFHNDPQVKVPGIYWRYTNTHVLTLEWINGFKLTDTQRIREAGLDPEAIIQIGVTSGLQQLLEHGFFHADPHPGNLFAVPDGRMAYIDFGMMDQLEENTKETLVDALVHLVNKDYTDLAEDFVKLGFLTPDTNICPIVPALEAVLGNAIGKNVKDFNFKTITDEFSELMYEYPFRVPAKFALIIRSLVTQEGIALSLNPDFKIIEVGYPYIARRLLTGESPELRRRLLNVLFKDGKFQWQRLENLIAIARTDSNFDVLPTAQMGFQYLISEEGKFLRRQLVLALTEDDRLHTEDVQRLWNLVKDDLKPDRLLNVAIGILTELSREGAAAILPKSTFLAPFTGNQSASKN, encoded by the coding sequence GTGGGTCAGTATCAACCTGCTCAACTAAAACTCTATAATCCAGATGCGATCGCTCGCTACTATAGTTATCGTCCTTGGCTAGCCTGGGGGCGACTGCTGAGAATTATCTCCTCCTTTGCAGGATTTATATTCAATCTGAAGTGGGACGAATGGCAAGATAAAGTTGAGCAGAACAAGGGTAAACGAGCTATCCAGTTGCGAGAACTGCTGACCCGCCTCGGCCCGACTTTTATTAAAGTTGGTCAAGCCCTCTCTACTAGGCCTGACCTGATACGCAAAGATTTTTTAGAAGAACTGATCAAGTTACAAGACCAGTTACCACCTTTCGATAATGCGATCGCTTACCAGATTATCGAAACTGAGTTAGGCCGTCCAATCCACGAGAGTTTTAGCGAACTGTCACCTAGCCCAGTAGCGGCTGCTAGCTTGGGTCAAGTATACCGGGGTCGTCTGGTCAGCGGCGAAGAAGTCGCAGTCAAGGTGCAACGCCCGAACTTACACCCGGTAATCACCCGCGACCTATATCTGATGCGTTGGGCAGCAGGTTGGCTAGCTCCTTGGTTGCCTTTAAATCTCGGTCACGACCTAACTTTAATTGTGGACGAGTTTGGCACAAAGTTATTTGAAGAAATTGACTATATTAATGAAGGCCGCAACGCCGAGAAGTTTGCCAGCAATTTCCACAACGACCCACAAGTAAAAGTTCCAGGTATTTACTGGCGTTACACCAACACCCACGTTTTAACCCTGGAATGGATTAACGGCTTCAAGCTGACGGACACTCAACGCATCCGCGAAGCAGGTTTAGATCCAGAAGCGATTATCCAAATTGGCGTTACATCAGGATTGCAACAGCTTTTAGAACACGGCTTTTTCCATGCTGACCCTCATCCCGGCAATTTGTTTGCTGTACCCGATGGTCGTATGGCTTACATTGATTTCGGCATGATGGATCAGTTGGAGGAAAATACCAAAGAAACGCTAGTGGATGCGCTAGTACATTTGGTAAATAAAGACTACACCGACTTAGCCGAAGACTTTGTAAAACTAGGGTTTTTGACTCCTGACACGAATATTTGCCCGATCGTGCCAGCATTAGAAGCAGTGCTAGGAAACGCTATTGGCAAAAATGTCAAGGATTTTAACTTCAAAACTATTACCGATGAATTCTCGGAACTGATGTATGAGTATCCTTTCCGAGTCCCGGCAAAGTTTGCTTTGATTATTCGTTCCTTGGTGACTCAGGAAGGTATTGCCCTGAGCCTCAACCCGGATTTCAAAATTATTGAAGTGGGTTATCCCTACATAGCACGGCGGTTGCTGACGGGCGAATCGCCGGAATTACGGCGACGATTATTGAATGTGTTGTTCAAAGATGGTAAATTTCAGTGGCAGCGGTTAGAGAATTTGATTGCGATCGCTCGTACCGATAGCAACTTTGATGTATTGCCTACAGCCCAGATGGGATTCCAATATTTAATCTCGGAAGAAGGGAAGTTTCTGCGTCGACAGTTGGTGCTTGCTCTCACCGAAGATGACCGCCTCCACACCGAAGATGTCCAACGCCTGTGGAACCTGGTTAAAGATGACTTAAAACCGGATCGTTTATTAAATGTAGCGATCGGCATTTTAACAGAGTTATCCAGAGAAGGTGCGGCGGCTATTCTCCCAAAATCTACATTCCTTGCGCCTTTTACTGGAAACCAGTCAGCAAGTAAAAACTAA
- a CDS encoding Npun_R2821/Npun_R2822 family protein yields the protein MIDGIYILANDVVYDQLVALLNSIEANAGRKIPICILPYNERLDKVRAEIASRDNVTLFEDSDSIAYWDNFAIQIWKNYPRAQKTWREWGFPELYELPMHRKFCAIDGPFDRFIYFDADTLLMGPIDYVYEKLDNYDWVVNDFQYKSDLKFIFDGSPEQIQQIFNSENLQSKVFCAGWFATKKNIFSPAMRGDILDKLAAGEADVMAFLAPDQSLFNYMVLRSGVSYYNFAFHDCQQATGNHWGSKFDVVDNILYDQGRRLTYLHYMSISSSNFVRLCGGEDVDIPYRDVFLYYRYLKSPEKRPQSFTRPSKIMLLQKSTSSFIQQRINNIKLNYRNFKDRITN from the coding sequence ATGATTGATGGTATTTACATCCTAGCCAATGATGTTGTCTATGACCAATTAGTTGCGTTGCTCAACAGTATAGAAGCTAATGCTGGCAGGAAAATCCCTATTTGTATACTTCCATATAATGAGCGATTAGACAAGGTAAGAGCAGAGATTGCATCTAGAGATAATGTCACCTTATTTGAAGATTCTGATTCCATAGCTTACTGGGATAATTTTGCTATTCAGATATGGAAAAATTACCCCAGAGCACAAAAAACTTGGCGAGAGTGGGGCTTTCCAGAACTCTATGAGCTACCAATGCACCGCAAATTTTGTGCTATCGATGGCCCATTTGATAGATTTATTTATTTTGATGCAGATACCTTGTTAATGGGGCCTATAGATTATGTATATGAAAAATTAGATAACTACGATTGGGTAGTCAATGATTTTCAGTATAAGTCTGATTTAAAGTTTATTTTTGATGGTTCACCAGAGCAGATACAACAAATTTTCAACTCAGAGAACTTGCAGTCTAAAGTATTTTGTGCTGGTTGGTTTGCCACTAAGAAAAATATTTTTTCTCCAGCGATGAGAGGCGATATACTTGACAAATTAGCAGCAGGTGAAGCTGATGTCATGGCTTTCTTAGCGCCTGACCAATCTTTATTTAACTATATGGTGTTGAGAAGTGGCGTTTCCTATTATAATTTTGCTTTTCATGACTGCCAACAGGCAACTGGTAATCACTGGGGTTCTAAATTTGATGTGGTAGATAATATCCTCTACGACCAAGGGCGGAGGTTGACATATTTACATTATATGAGTATATCTTCTTCAAATTTTGTGAGGCTTTGTGGGGGTGAAGATGTTGATATTCCTTACCGCGATGTTTTCTTATATTATCGCTATTTAAAATCACCTGAAAAACGTCCTCAAAGCTTTACGCGTCCAAGCAAGATAATGCTTCTGCAAAAGTCTACTAGTAGTTTTATTCAGCAAAGAATCAACAATATTAAGCTAAACTATCGCAATTTTAAGGATAGAATTACTAATTAA
- a CDS encoding M1 family metallopeptidase, which produces MSKSYFDTDNNGHKPFELPGARPQYNPDRPGQVEHIFLDLSLDIPKLCYQGSCSIRLLPIRNGIDSLTLDAVNLNIESVQVDEVPQSFDYDGEQLSIQLSEATQIGKRLLIAIAYSVAKPQRGIYFIQPDKHYPNKPTQVWTQGEDEDSRFWFPCFDYPGQLSTSEIRVRVPNPLVAISNGELIDTTEDGDYKIYHWSQQQVHPTYLMALAVGDFAEIRDEWKGKPVTYYVEKGREEDAKRSMDKTPRMIEFLSQKYGYPYPFPKYAQVCVDDFIFGGMENTSTTLLTDRCLLDERAVLDNRNTESLVVHELAHQWFGDLVVIKHWSHAWIKEGMASYSEVMWTEEEYSPEEAAYYRLLEARRYLSEDSSRYRRPMVTHVYREAIELYDRHIYEKGSCVYHMIRAQLGDELFWQAIQTFIQDNAHKTVETVDLLRAIEKATGRNLLFLFDQYVYRGGHPDFKVAYSWDGDAKLAKITVTQTQAAEGKNGSKDLFDLKIPIGFGYTQEEVRSEELGVKNNSKLITPNPQLKTFTVRVNEREQSFYFPLENKPQFISFDVGNNYLKTIALEYPISELKAQLEFDPDPISRIYAATALAKKGGLEATIALSASLKNDPLWGVRVEVAKQLAKINLDQAFDGLVPALKDKNAYVRRSVVEALAQIKTAESYKIVRGVLQKGDPSYYVEAAASRVIGAIASANLEEKPKEDKVLKLLKSVLEEKAGWNEIVRSGAVAGLAEFKTSETALNLLIEYTKLGVPQPLRLATIRALGKISVGQSPANLERILEKLAELAKETFFLTQIAVAAALGQMETPKAVGILRSLAEQTADGRVRRYAEEEISKVQKNIGSEKTLRQLREDFDQLKQQNQELRSRLENLEAKSK; this is translated from the coding sequence ATGTCGAAGTCTTATTTTGATACAGATAATAACGGACACAAACCTTTTGAGTTACCGGGAGCAAGACCACAGTACAACCCCGATCGCCCCGGACAGGTAGAGCATATTTTTCTCGATCTCAGCTTGGATATTCCAAAGCTTTGCTATCAGGGCAGTTGTAGCATTCGCCTCTTACCAATCCGTAATGGCATTGATAGTTTGACTTTGGATGCTGTAAACCTGAATATCGAGTCTGTGCAGGTAGACGAGGTTCCACAAAGTTTTGACTACGACGGGGAACAGCTTTCCATTCAACTTTCTGAGGCGACTCAAATTGGTAAACGCTTGCTAATTGCGATCGCCTATTCAGTGGCAAAACCGCAACGCGGTATCTATTTTATTCAACCAGACAAGCATTACCCAAATAAGCCTACGCAAGTTTGGACTCAGGGAGAAGACGAAGACTCTCGCTTTTGGTTCCCCTGCTTTGACTATCCAGGACAACTATCTACTTCGGAAATTCGCGTCCGTGTTCCCAACCCTCTCGTGGCTATTTCCAACGGCGAATTGATTGACACTACAGAAGATGGTGATTATAAAATCTACCATTGGTCACAGCAACAAGTTCATCCTACTTACTTGATGGCCTTAGCAGTAGGTGATTTTGCTGAAATTCGGGATGAGTGGAAAGGTAAACCAGTCACCTACTACGTAGAAAAGGGACGGGAGGAAGATGCTAAACGCAGCATGGACAAAACTCCCCGGATGATCGAATTTTTGAGCCAAAAATATGGTTATCCATACCCTTTTCCGAAATACGCCCAAGTTTGCGTCGATGACTTCATCTTTGGCGGCATGGAAAACACCTCCACAACTCTATTAACAGATAGATGTTTGCTGGATGAACGCGCCGTTTTAGATAACCGCAACACCGAAAGTTTAGTCGTCCACGAACTCGCCCACCAGTGGTTTGGTGATTTGGTGGTGATTAAGCATTGGTCTCATGCTTGGATTAAAGAAGGGATGGCTTCTTATTCTGAGGTGATGTGGACAGAAGAAGAATATAGTCCAGAAGAAGCAGCTTACTATCGTTTATTGGAAGCTCGTCGCTACTTAAGTGAAGATAGTAGCCGTTATCGCCGGCCGATGGTAACGCACGTTTACCGAGAAGCGATTGAACTTTACGATCGCCACATCTACGAAAAAGGGTCTTGTGTTTATCACATGATTCGGGCCCAATTGGGAGATGAATTATTTTGGCAAGCTATCCAAACATTTATCCAAGATAATGCTCACAAAACTGTAGAAACAGTAGACTTACTCAGGGCGATTGAAAAAGCTACCGGACGTAATCTTTTGTTCCTCTTTGACCAATATGTTTATCGTGGTGGTCATCCCGATTTTAAAGTGGCTTATTCTTGGGATGGGGATGCTAAGTTAGCAAAAATTACAGTAACTCAAACCCAAGCTGCTGAAGGTAAAAATGGCAGTAAGGATTTGTTTGATTTAAAAATACCTATTGGTTTTGGCTATACGCAAGAAGAAGTGAGGAGTGAGGAATTAGGAGTTAAAAATAATTCCAAACTCATAACTCCTAACCCACAACTCAAAACTTTCACCGTCCGGGTGAATGAACGTGAACAAAGCTTCTACTTTCCCCTAGAAAATAAGCCCCAATTTATCAGCTTTGATGTTGGAAATAATTACCTAAAAACAATAGCTTTGGAGTATCCAATATCAGAGTTAAAAGCACAGTTAGAATTTGATCCTGACCCGATTTCCCGTATTTATGCAGCAACAGCTTTGGCGAAAAAAGGCGGGTTAGAAGCTACTATTGCGCTTTCTGCTTCGCTAAAAAATGACCCATTGTGGGGTGTGCGTGTGGAAGTGGCAAAACAACTGGCCAAAATCAACTTAGATCAAGCCTTTGATGGCTTAGTTCCTGCTTTAAAAGATAAAAATGCTTACGTGCGACGATCTGTAGTGGAAGCACTTGCTCAAATCAAAACAGCTGAAAGCTATAAGATTGTGAGAGGGGTGTTACAAAAAGGTGATCCTAGCTACTATGTGGAAGCAGCAGCTTCTCGTGTAATTGGGGCGATCGCATCGGCAAACTTGGAAGAAAAACCCAAAGAAGACAAGGTATTAAAGCTGCTGAAATCCGTTTTAGAAGAGAAAGCGGGTTGGAATGAAATCGTGCGGAGTGGTGCAGTTGCTGGTTTAGCTGAATTCAAAACTTCGGAAACAGCTTTAAATCTGCTCATCGAATACACCAAACTTGGTGTACCGCAACCTCTGCGTCTAGCCACAATTCGCGCTTTAGGAAAGATTTCTGTCGGTCAAAGTCCGGCTAATTTGGAAAGGATTTTAGAAAAATTAGCAGAACTAGCCAAAGAAACCTTCTTTTTAACCCAAATAGCCGTAGCCGCAGCGTTAGGACAAATGGAAACACCCAAAGCAGTGGGTATTTTGCGATCGCTCGCTGAACAAACAGCCGATGGGCGTGTGCGTCGCTATGCTGAAGAAGAAATTTCCAAGGTGCAAAAGAATATTGGTTCAGAAAAAACCCTGCGTCAACTACGTGAAGATTTCGACCAACTCAAACAACAAAACCAGGAATTGAGAAGCCGTTTAGAAAACTTGGAGGCCAAATCTAAATAG
- a CDS encoding Npun_R2821/Npun_R2822 family protein has translation MSRGIYIVANDRVIDNAIALLNSIRYYDPEVIIYLIPFNDNYHKVAEQVATLHNVKIFPDLELIDKFTKRIGEIFDRDFLALPNKMRKLVAWFGPLDEFIYIDTDIVVFEKIADNLDKLSEVDFFCCDYHHANEKLRNIFSPLVKEQQIFSDVQLQDVFNSGFWASRKGIITEQQMDETLRECAAHREYFDFSEGVTDQPVLNYLVLKLIAKRGNLVKIPGGGPGSWAGSQNFQQQDYALYDRGQRLKYLHWAGTRMKTGSPYWQLWEHYRYLHEGKFAFIPKLTRRLFPFVVART, from the coding sequence ATGAGTAGGGGAATTTATATAGTTGCCAATGACCGGGTTATCGATAATGCGATCGCTTTACTCAATAGCATTCGTTACTATGACCCAGAAGTAATCATTTATCTCATACCTTTTAATGACAATTATCACAAAGTAGCAGAGCAGGTTGCTACATTACACAATGTCAAAATTTTCCCAGATTTAGAACTTATTGATAAATTTACCAAACGCATCGGAGAAATTTTTGATAGAGATTTTCTCGCCTTACCCAACAAAATGCGTAAGCTAGTAGCGTGGTTTGGCCCTTTAGATGAGTTTATTTATATTGATACGGATATTGTCGTTTTTGAAAAAATCGCCGACAATTTAGACAAACTTTCAGAAGTTGATTTCTTTTGTTGTGATTACCATCATGCCAATGAAAAACTGCGAAATATCTTTTCACCATTGGTAAAAGAGCAGCAAATTTTTTCCGATGTCCAACTTCAAGACGTTTTCAACAGTGGTTTTTGGGCTTCCAGAAAAGGAATTATTACCGAACAACAAATGGATGAAACTTTGCGCGAGTGTGCAGCGCATCGCGAATATTTCGATTTTTCTGAAGGAGTTACAGACCAACCAGTTTTAAATTATCTTGTGCTTAAGCTGATTGCCAAACGTGGGAATCTTGTCAAAATTCCTGGGGGTGGGCCTGGTAGTTGGGCAGGTTCACAAAATTTCCAACAGCAAGATTACGCCCTTTATGACCGAGGACAACGATTAAAATATCTCCACTGGGCTGGTACGCGGATGAAAACTGGTAGTCCTTATTGGCAACTGTGGGAACACTATCGCTATCTTCATGAGGGTAAATTCGCTTTCATCCCCAAACTAACTCGCCGTTTATTTCCCTTTGTTGTTGCCCGTACTTAA
- a CDS encoding glycosyltransferase family 4 protein: MKNAALKKHYIFFIGEELPQPEAHLVQSTNAANAAANLGYSTVLVYPDKKAKVFNLANLARPFQPRQTPTELVKYYNLHDKLKVAPLPMPWPIDRFRSKFTDSNTIASKYYLPFHLLPTIKLVHSRNWNFVKAAIRNGVPAIYEHHHHEDKPFEPEIVNNPLLQIAVSVVETVRESMIKNGMPPEKVIKLHNGFNRLFMERQPEKAAEWRQKLLRDESQQLVVYAGALQQFKGIDVLIDVAKEMPYVQFACAGGKSTEVEYYQQLVKEKQIHNIKFLGYVLHNELASLLQAANVLAHPHCSGKAATFTSPLKLFDYFASGTPIVSTEIPSLVEFQDTQAIAAWCEPDNPSKFAESLKRVLETHPRKVEGYPDSIEFVKQFSWENRAAKILSYVDESLLPQMIV, encoded by the coding sequence ATGAAAAATGCTGCTTTAAAAAAACACTACATCTTTTTTATTGGTGAAGAGTTGCCACAGCCAGAGGCTCACTTAGTGCAGTCTACAAATGCAGCTAACGCCGCGGCTAACTTGGGATACTCAACAGTTTTGGTATATCCTGACAAAAAAGCAAAAGTCTTTAATCTAGCTAATTTAGCTCGTCCTTTTCAACCGAGACAAACACCAACAGAACTTGTTAAATATTACAACCTCCATGACAAGTTAAAAGTTGCTCCCTTACCCATGCCTTGGCCGATTGACCGTTTTCGGAGCAAGTTTACTGACTCTAACACCATTGCCAGCAAATATTATTTACCATTTCATTTACTTCCAACTATTAAACTTGTCCACAGTCGCAACTGGAATTTTGTAAAAGCTGCCATCAGAAATGGCGTTCCTGCAATTTACGAACACCACCACCATGAAGACAAGCCATTTGAACCAGAAATTGTCAACAATCCGCTGTTACAAATTGCTGTCAGCGTTGTAGAAACTGTCCGCGAAAGCATGATTAAAAATGGGATGCCACCAGAAAAAGTGATTAAGTTACATAATGGGTTTAATCGCTTATTTATGGAGAGACAACCGGAAAAAGCGGCAGAATGGCGTCAAAAACTATTGCGAGATGAAAGCCAACAATTGGTAGTTTATGCGGGAGCACTACAGCAATTTAAAGGTATTGATGTACTAATTGATGTAGCTAAAGAAATGCCTTATGTGCAATTTGCCTGTGCCGGTGGTAAGTCCACAGAAGTTGAATATTATCAACAATTAGTCAAAGAAAAACAGATTCATAACATTAAATTTTTGGGCTATGTCTTGCATAATGAGTTAGCATCTTTGCTACAAGCAGCCAATGTTTTAGCTCACCCTCATTGTTCGGGAAAAGCGGCAACTTTCACATCTCCCTTAAAGCTATTTGACTACTTCGCATCTGGAACTCCCATTGTCTCGACAGAAATTCCATCATTAGTTGAGTTTCAAGATACTCAAGCGATCGCAGCTTGGTGTGAACCAGATAACCCCAGCAAATTTGCCGAAAGTCTGAAGCGGGTTTTAGAAACTCATCCCAGAAAAGTAGAGGGTTATCCAGATAGCATCGAGTTTGTCAAGCAGTTTTCTTGGGAAAATCGAGCGGCAAAAATCCTTAGTTATGTTGATGAATCTCTACTGCCTCAAATGATTGTGTAA
- a CDS encoding glycosyltransferase family 10 domain-containing protein has translation MTMKTVGMISSYRGLETRADWLWQQTPNQFGVWGNMQMQALAEKPDFLLMYQFDFPQASPHKSWLDSFRKKQQKPIVNVDSLLRGVSKERIIYLLREPPLDEIVEITNHNYQHAQKYSGYISGPDDFAPIPDYMPAIWYHSNSFQDLNEMPPPQKVAPCSWITSGISRTVNHRQRLDFLQSLQSSGIKFDLYGRNLPGWANKSGELGNKWYGMAPYYYNLAIENYADNNWYVSEKLWDSLLAWCLPIYYGGPAADKLLPPGSFLRLPSLDEKGIAYIKEVTATPDAWYAAKDAIAEARQIILHKLNLLNWLSNFVDQHS, from the coding sequence ATGACTATGAAAACTGTAGGTATGATTAGCAGCTATCGAGGTTTAGAAACTAGAGCCGATTGGCTATGGCAACAAACTCCGAATCAATTTGGAGTTTGGGGCAATATGCAAATGCAGGCACTAGCAGAAAAACCAGATTTTCTGCTGATGTATCAATTTGATTTTCCCCAAGCATCGCCACACAAATCTTGGTTAGATAGTTTTCGCAAAAAGCAGCAAAAACCAATAGTCAATGTTGATTCTCTACTGCGCGGTGTGAGTAAAGAGCGAATTATTTATTTACTAAGGGAACCGCCTTTAGATGAAATTGTCGAAATCACTAATCATAATTACCAACACGCCCAGAAATATTCTGGCTACATTTCTGGTCCCGATGATTTTGCTCCCATCCCTGACTATATGCCTGCTATTTGGTATCACTCAAATTCATTTCAAGATTTAAATGAAATGCCACCGCCCCAAAAGGTTGCACCGTGTAGTTGGATTACTTCAGGAATTAGCCGTACAGTTAATCATCGCCAGCGTTTAGACTTTTTGCAGTCTCTACAATCTAGTGGCATTAAGTTTGATTTGTATGGGCGTAACTTACCAGGATGGGCTAACAAGTCGGGAGAACTAGGTAATAAATGGTATGGCATGGCGCCATACTATTACAATCTGGCAATTGAAAATTATGCTGATAATAATTGGTATGTGAGTGAGAAACTTTGGGATAGTTTGCTTGCTTGGTGTTTACCAATTTACTATGGTGGCCCGGCTGCTGATAAATTATTGCCACCGGGTAGTTTTTTGCGGTTGCCCAGTTTAGATGAAAAAGGCATTGCCTACATCAAAGAAGTCACAGCTACACCTGATGCTTGGTATGCTGCCAAAGATGCGATCGCAGAAGCACGTCAAATTATCTTACACAAATTAAACCTACTTAACTGGTTGTCAAACTTTGTTGATCAACACTCATAA
- a CDS encoding Npun_R2821/Npun_R2822 family protein produces the protein MNGICTLGNDYVFDQLVALLNSIDVILGPETPVCIYPFDDQTQRITDEIAKRPNVFIYDDLESINRWDQFMLTAAPERLNRSKSRLYGAHRRFCAFDGPFDKFIYLDADTLVMNSLATVFEKLDSYDFVVYDFQFKDVSKIYNINSPKLREVFEQKRIDSEIFCSGFYGAKRGIFNSEQRDLLISHLQNGEAEILYEGAGEQPLINYMVMRSNLSIYNFARQLPDHEKTGCSATSKHFEERENLLYDKGNRLTYLHYIGIPPNINQAVCAGENIEFPYRDLFLYYRYLHEPEKRPVFTNPPKNYNDAPVANLFTRALRKFKLINQG, from the coding sequence ATGAATGGTATTTGTACCCTTGGCAATGATTATGTTTTCGATCAATTGGTGGCTTTGCTTAACAGTATTGATGTTATCTTAGGCCCAGAAACTCCTGTTTGTATCTATCCTTTCGATGATCAAACACAGCGAATTACTGACGAAATAGCTAAACGCCCTAATGTGTTTATTTACGATGATCTAGAATCAATCAACCGCTGGGATCAGTTTATGCTGACAGCAGCACCAGAACGATTAAATCGCAGTAAATCCCGTCTTTATGGCGCTCACCGTCGTTTTTGCGCTTTTGATGGGCCATTCGATAAGTTTATCTATTTAGATGCAGACACTTTGGTGATGAACTCACTAGCGACAGTGTTTGAAAAGCTAGATAGTTATGATTTTGTTGTCTACGATTTTCAATTTAAAGACGTTAGTAAAATATATAATATTAATTCTCCCAAATTACGAGAAGTTTTCGAGCAAAAACGCATTGATTCCGAAATATTTTGTTCAGGCTTCTATGGCGCAAAGCGGGGAATATTTAACTCAGAACAAAGAGATTTGCTGATATCCCATTTACAAAATGGTGAGGCGGAAATTTTGTATGAAGGTGCTGGCGAACAACCATTGATAAACTACATGGTAATGAGGTCTAATCTTTCTATTTATAACTTTGCTCGTCAACTGCCAGATCATGAAAAAACAGGATGTTCTGCCACATCTAAGCACTTTGAGGAACGGGAAAATCTTCTTTATGACAAAGGTAATCGACTAACTTATCTTCATTACATTGGTATTCCTCCTAATATCAATCAAGCAGTCTGTGCTGGAGAGAATATTGAGTTTCCCTATCGAGATTTATTTCTTTACTATCGTTACCTACACGAACCAGAAAAGCGCCCAGTATTTACAAATCCTCCTAAGAATTATAATGACGCTCCAGTAGCAAATTTATTTACAAGAGCTTTGCGAAAATTTAAGTTAATTAACCAAGGATAA